The window CAAGCCCTGCCACTGGGGGTGCTTGCTGTTCGGAAAGAATGTTCTTTTGGAAGGAGGTTTGGAAAATTACTGAGgtggccccttccccagccttgcctCATCAGCATGAGGTTAAATTAGGATGTGTGAGttctcccctctgcctcccacccttgccttctctccctctctcatacCCCCCAGCCCACCCTCCCCGTCTCTGCCCCTCTGCCCCCTGGCCTCCCTCAGTCCTCACCTCTCTGTCAccgtctctgtctctgcctcccccCTCCCTGTCATCCTGTCAGTTCCCCCGtgatctctccctctcctgcacCCCCCCATCTCTGTGGGGAGCTGCAGCTCCTGGTCCTTAGCATGGAGAAGATGGTCGTCATGGTAACGGTTGTCATGTCGCTGGCTACTGAGCTGGGGATGAATAGTATCTAGGTGAGCGCTACCTGAGTGGAGGCTGATGGGTTTCCAGGAGGCTCGATGCTTGTCTCTGAGCTCAGAGCTGCACGGCAGGCCCAGCTCCTCCTGCTCCGTGTGAGTGGCTGTTTTTACCCCCAGGCATGCTGACACGCTGAGCCCTCTGTGGCTGCTTTTAGGTGAGCATGTGTcagtgtgtgtctgtgcgtgtgcTGTGTCTCTGGGATGTGTCATTTCAAGGGTCTATGTGGCTTGGGGGTAGGTCTTTGGGTTTGTACAGGCTTTTCTTGGAGCAGGAAGTTAGGGGCTAAGTGGCACTGGTCACTGAGGAATCTTGGGGACTCCCTTGTTTTGCCACCCACATTTACCTCAGTTGGGGGCTTCCAGGGACCACAGACCTCTTAGTATCCCTCGTCCCAGCTAAAGGGCTCCCAGCCACTGCCCAGCCTGCTGGGAAGGATAGACAGACAGTGAAGACAGCcctgggcaggggcaggagcCGGAGCCTGGGTCCCTGCCCAGTCCCCATACTTCTGTGTGACTTCAGGCTGCTTGCCAGAGAGCTGGAGGGAGCAGGACCTCCGGGTTGGCTGGCTCAGGTTGTGGAGGGGAGTGGCATGGGGAGCTCTAGCTCCTCCACCCtgggtatttgtctttctggacAGAGGGGAGCTGGGGAAAAGTTGGGCCCTACTGCTCTGAGCTCCTAGAATGTCTAAAAAGGAGGAAGACCCAGCAATTCGTCACGGGAGCAATTACACTAATTGTTCCACTCCATGACTCACTGGTAGAAAGTAAATACTGATTAATTCATTACtttgagactgtgtgtgtgtgcatttggtgAGGGGGCACCTCCTGGCTCCCTGCCCTGGCTTGGCTGGGCAGGGCCCTGGAGCAGGTGGTTGAGGCCGGGGATGTGAAGACAGGATGGAGATCCTCACTCTGGCTCTGTATCAACTCCAGAAGGGGGCCCATCAGTGGCAGGgggtgagaggctgggccccAAATGCAGGGCCAGTCCAGCCCTCCCCTGCTCACACATGCCCCAGGGCTCCCCACAGCCAGCCCAACATTGCAGCTGCTCAGAgaccaccccagacctactgaaccaCTGAATTTAGTTTTCACAATATTCAGATGTGCAGTCAAGATGAAAAATGACCAGTTTCTAAGAGAAAGTCATCAGCCAGACACTGAAAGCCTTCTGGGATGGGACCCCAGGTGacctgccctgccccacccctgccctgtgaattattcacacacatgcactttCCTTCAGGGTACACACAAGATCTCTGTCACCCACGTGGATGTCACTCAGCCCACAAGGGCACCTGTCGCCCTTCTGGGCTCACCCAGGCTGCCAGTCTCGGGTGCCGAGCCCTGTGTCCACCTCTACCTTCCCTAGGCCCAGCGCTGGCGCAGCGAGAACTTCGAGAGGCCCGTGGACCTGGAGGGCTCTGGGGACGATGACTCCTTTCCCGATGATGAACTGGATGACCTCTACTCGGGGTCGGGTTCGGGCTGTAAGTACCCCCTCCCTACCTCTGCCTGGGGGCAGTGACCAGTCTGTATCCAGCCCCAGCTCTGAGGAACCCACGGAGGGCTTGCTTCAGTGAGGCAGGGGGCATTTACTGTATGGGTCAGGCAAGTTCTTCTTGCTCTGGATCCCCAGAACATCCTCCTGGGGATGGAACAAGGCCTGGGAGGACCTCAGGGCCCAGGATGTCCAGCTCTCCAGGGTCCCACGTCTGCATCTTTGTGTGTGCTATGTGGCTCTCTCTGCAGACCTTGCTTGGTTCCGGGGGTCCCCTCAGGTGCAATAAGCTGTGGCCAATGGTGGGGTTAGGGCAGTTATGACACAGGCAGGTGCTTCAAGTGGTGCCCGGGATGGCCCCGCCCTGGGGAAGGGGAGCCAGGTCAGCTGGATCTAGCAGAATCTCAGGAGAGAAGGGCACTGGGAACCCCACTCTGCCGTGTAGCAACTGTGCGCCCCTCAGTGCTCCACCTCCCTGAATTCCTGTATTTTCACCTGTGGATAGTGAGAAATACGGCTTCCTCTCAGTGCCTCTAGGAGGGTTTGGGATAGGAAGTTGGGGTCTGGCACAGAGGATGAGCTCTCAAAATGGCAGCAAAAAGAAGGCAGCTGAGACTGGGCCCAATGAAGGCACAGGCTGGCATCTGAGGAGATGGTACGGGGTCTGCATGCCACAGAGCTGGCTCCCCACAGCCCTTGCCTCTGGTCTCCCCTCCTTAGCCAAGTCCTTTGAGCCTCTTTCAAATTAATCTTTGTAAAACCCGTTTCTGTTGGGTCACATCTCTATTCGCAAAGTTCCCTGGCTCCGCTCCCTCCTGCCTGgttctgagcccaggagctggctgtggcttctccctcccccatcccccaccccccccacccccccccccccgtcTCATTTCCTCCCAAGTTCCTTCACTGTCCTGGCTTTGCGTCAGCCAGATTGctcaagcagttcccctgcctcaagggcttcttctctctcttaccctctgcctctgcctctgggggAAGCCCTTAGTGTACCACTCCTGCCTTGAGCTTGTGGTAGGGGTGCCTTTGGGGTCTGACTCTTCCCAGAATGCCACTCCTGTGTTCCCCTGCAAGCCCCAGCAGGTTTTGCAGCCAGCAGCCTCTCAGTTGCTGCTGCCTGGATTCAACCTCATAGAAACTGTAGGCTGGGTGGGCAGGAatagtcaaggaaggcttcccgGGAGAGGCGGCCCCCAGAATTTTTGACTTGGCAAAGAGAAGTTGGGGAACATCAGCAACCGGCCACCTCTAGCCAGACTGtgccttcctcctttctctcatcTTTTCTGGGAAAATTGGGCAAAGAGAGGGGGTTGGGGGACCTAATCTCGATGGCCATTGCTTACCTGGGGTTCTCATGCCCCTCACAACCACCCAGCTCCCtagctctctccctctcccccaccccctcagACTTCGAGCAGGAGTCGGGCATTGAGACAGCCGTGCGCTTCAGCCCAGATGTAGCCCTGGCGGTGTCCACCACACCTGCGGTGCTGCCCACCACGAACATCCGGCCTGTGGGCACACCATTTGAAGAGCTCCCCTCTGAGCGCCCCACCCCGGAGCCAGCCACCAGCCCCCTGGTGGTGACAGAAGTCCCGGAAGAGCCCAGCCAGAGAGCCACCACCGTCTCCACTACCATGGCTACCACTGCTGCTGCAACCACAGGGGCCCCGACTGTGGCCACAGTGCCTGCCACCGTGGCCACTGCCGCCCCCAGCACCCCTGCAGCACCCCCTTTTACGGCCACCACTGCTGTTATAAGGACCACCGGCATACGGAGGCTTCTGCCTCTTCCACTGACCACAGTGGCCACAGCACGGGCCACTACCCCCGAGGCGCCCTCCCCGCCCACCACGGCGGCTGTCTTGGACACCGAGGCCCCAACACCCAGGCTGGTCAGCACAGCTACCTCCCGGCCAAGAGCCCTTCCCAGGCCGGCCACCACCCAAGAGCCTGACATTCCTGAGAGGAGCACCCTGCCCCTGGGGACCACTGCCCCTGGACCCACAGAGGTGGCTCAGGTGAGGGTGTTGAGAAGGGAcagggaggagggtggaggagggtggGTCAGGG of the Symphalangus syndactylus isolate Jambi chromosome 12, NHGRI_mSymSyn1-v2.1_pri, whole genome shotgun sequence genome contains:
- the SDC3 gene encoding syndecan-3 — protein: MKPGPPHRAGTVHGVGAGAGAAAGPGARGLLLPPLLLLLLAGRAAGAQRWRSENFERPVDLEGSGDDDSFPDDELDDLYSGSGSGYFEQESGIETAVRFSPDVALAVSTTPAVLPTTNIRPVGTPFEELPSERPTPEPATSPLVVTEVPEEPSQRATTVSTTMATTAAATTGAPTVATVPATVATAAPSTPAAPPFTATTAVIRTTGIRRLLPLPLTTVATARATTPEAPSPPTTAAVLDTEAPTPRLVSTATSRPRALPRPATTQEPDIPERSTLPLGTTAPGPTEVAQTPTPETFLTTIQDEPEVPVSGGPSGDFELPEEETTQPDTANEVVAVGGAAAKPSSPPGTLPKGARPGPGLLDNAIDSGSSAAQLPQKSILERKEVLVAVIVGGVVGALFAAFLVTLLIYRMKKKDEGSYTLEEPKQASVTYQKPDKQEEFYA